CCTGCCAACGGCCGGGTCCGGGTTCATGCAAGCCCATTGGGATATGTATTCCAGGAGCCCCGGTTGCTTGAGTGGTACACGGCCCGGGAAAATATCAGTCTGACCCTGGAGGCGGCCGGCATGTCCGGAAAAACGGCAAAACAAACCGCTTTAAGATATCTGAAGGATTTGGACCTGGCCGGGTTTGAAAACCACTATCCCCGGGAATTGTCCGGGGGTATGAACCAGCGGATCTCCATTGCAAGGGCTCTTTCCGTCTCCCCTAAACTTCTTCTTTTGGATGAACCCTTCACCGGTCTTGATCCTGTCCTGAAAGACCGGGTCAAGGAACGGGTATGGGACGTTGTGGAGAAAACAAAGGCATGTGTGATTCATGTCACCCATTCAAAGCAGGAACTGTTACCCGGAACCCATACCCTTTTTACGCTGGACAGGGGCCGGCTTTACCCGGATACAGTTTAATTGTTGTGCAGGTGTTTAGGGGCGGCCTTTATAGGCAAAATAAAAAAAGAATGATAAAAGTTCGTTCAGACACTACACTTTTTTCCATCCGGCTATGACGATCCTTTGTTGTAGACGTTTCCCATTGAATTCACGAGGGATTTGATACGCTGTCTGGCGTGGGCGGGCTCAAGTACCTCCACCAGTGGGCCGAAACTGAGAATCCAGCCGTAAACCCATTCATCTTCCGGAAAGGAGAAAAATCCCATGATGAAGCCATCCGGCATAAAGTGAAGGTTGAGCGGGTTGTAGTAATCCGTAATTCTGCCCCTGGCTGACGGGGCAAATTTAAGGACAAAAAGGGTTGTGGAACGGGTGTCTTGTTGGAATGTATCCTTGTATGGCGGGTGTACTGAAGGGTCAAAAAACTCCGGCAACAGAGTGGTTTCAAAATAGTCAGCCAGTTCCCTGGCGGTGGCCTTTTTCCGGTTGATCAGGTAGATGGTAATGGATAAAAGGCGATCCGTTTTCATCTATTTCCATCGGCTCAGATTTGGCAGGGTGTTGGCCATAAGCTTTCGGGCGTCTGTTTCGGGCATGCCCGAGTCTACCAAGTGAGGTACACAAATTTCGATCATTTCATCCATGGTGACATCCTGAGTGAACGCTCCTTTTTGATAACAATAGGTGCAAAACTCATCACTGGGTGAACCATCTTCCAGTGTGCCTTTCAGGCTATCTTCCGTTACAGGCATTCCGCAGCTTTGGCAAAAGTGTTGTGTGTTCATTTTTGTCCTCCTTTTTTTTAGCACAGTTATTGGCTGATCCGGTTCGATGTTTTTGTGGTCAGCCTTTGATTAATTTGTTTTCTATATATTCAATTTCCATTTCTATTCCTTAGATCTCGAAGCGTTTTACGGCAAGTTTTTGGACGATTATACTATACAATTGCGACATCAGTATGTCGTAATTTAATTTTAACTTCATTAACCCCGGTGTAATCAATCTGGGAAATGAATCCGGCGATGGATCAATGGATGACAAAAGATTCATTTTTCAGTGGGATCTTGAGCTTGCCGCTAATGGAGGATCTTTAGAAATCCTCAGGCGCTATGAAGCGTCACCTGTTCCGGTACCGTCCACCATGCTTCTTCTGGGAACCGGTATAATCGGTCTTGTCGCGGCGGCCGGAAGAAAAAAGTAACCTTTTGCGATGACTCGATGCAAGAAGGTTGGCCTTTAGCCCGGCCTTCTTGTTTGCGTACCTTTCTTATTATCTTATTAAGGCAAGAGAGCCTCAATGTTCCTGATAAACGTACTCGTACCCTTTTCAATATTTTTTGTCAGGGTTTCAACGTCGCTAAGCTCAAACCCCCGGGCGAGATCATGCTCAATGATCGAATCCACGCCTTTTCCAGGAGTAACTATACGGTATTCGGGCAACTTCCTATCCTTGAGCATTTCCCAGTATTGTCGTCTGACTTTCCTGTTTCTCCCTGCAAGCCATGCCTCAAAACGGAACGCCTCATAATTAAAAACAATTGCGATCTTCAAGTCACGCTGCTTGAGTCCAGGTGTGGAGACGGCAAAGTAGGTCATATCCATGTATCCTTGATATAGGGCGGATACAGATGCATTCGGATACTTGTTCCTAAAATGTATTCGCAGCCCCATCATATAAGAGAGCAATGCTCCGTATGCCCGCTGGATAGATCCCTTCCTGAGTTGTTCGTGGAATTCTTCCATATCTTTCAGTATTGAGTGCATGCTTTACCTTTATAATTTTTTCGTTTCACTATTAATGCAATGGCTTTCAATTTTTATGATTTAATATACCCGCTGGATAGATCCATTCCTGAGTTGTTCAGAGATACTTAGATGATTTGACGGGGAGAGAGACCGAATTCGGCAGTAAAAGTTCTGGTAAAATAGCTCAGGCTATTAAACCCTACGGCAAAGGCAACCTCAGTGATATTATGCTTTTTCTGCTGTAACAACTGCCTGGCTATCTGCAGGCGATGTTTACGAAGATGGTCCATTGGGGAATGCTCGAAAACTCTTTTGAAGTGGTTGTAAAACTTGCTTCTACTCATCCCTATTTGTCCGACAAGTTCGGTGAGGTCCGGTGGGTTGAGGGGATCACGGACCAAAAGTTCTGCTGCATAATGTATCCGCTCAATATCTGATGCACTGATACGGGGTTGACGGGGAAGGCCCTTGCCTTTTACCCTTAACTCCTCAAGTTTGTGGGCAAAAATTTCCATTGTCTTGCCTTCCAAAAAAATAGCGCGGGTTTTGCCGATATATGGACATTCAATGAGTTGATTCAATGCTCGTTTTATTTCTGGTGTTGTTTTTTCCTGGCCTGAAACAGGAATTTGCTTTTGCAGTCCTTTTAAGAACGGGACGAAAGGTTCTTCATCTTCATCGGCAAAATCCAGCAAGGTCTTTTTATCAAAAGTAAGTGATACCTTAACCTTACGCGGGGGAACGGTATTCTCCTCTAAAGCTTGAGGATAGGGATACACATAATGCGCATTGGTATCAGGTTTAGCTGATACAACCGTTCGATGTTCTGATGATCGTATCTCGGAATGCCCGGTAAGATTAAAGCTCATACCAGAACCCCAACTAGTTGTCTCGAAACTTAGAGAGATTGGGCTGGTTGAACTAAAGTCCATATACAGCAAAGTCAATCCTGACGAAAACCTGTTAGCCAGGATAAATCCACTGCCAAGCTTTTTAGGTAATTTGAAAACAAATTGATTTGGCGTGTCTTGAGATTCTGAAAATATAGAACGAACAATTTCCATGGCTTGTTAACTGTGTCAGCTGACCATCCCTCTTATAAGGTACATTCTTTAAAGTAACTAATTTTTTATAGGCAAACCCCGGCTTTGCATGGGCTTCTCACTATTTATCCAAATTTACTTAAAATAAGTAGATAAAAAATAGTTTCGTTGTGCCTAACTCGCACTGAATACATGCAACTAAATATTTTTTCAACTATTTTTTCAGAATGTCACCTCGTAACCGTAAGCAAATACGATCAGGCGGTCATGTTCAGGGCAGGTCAATCAGGAGAGGATTCCATCAGTCGTACGGACAGAACATAGTGGGCAGATCAGCCCATTATGTAGAAACTGAATCTGCCAGATCCAGGCAGGTAAATGGGAAAGGGATACCACTGTTGGTTAGCATGGTATCCCCCTGAGTCATGCGGTATATGAAATAGTTACTTGACACTAAACGTTAGGCTGGCAGCATTATACACTTGATTGGTTTTGCCATAGAGATCCTTTAACGCACCGTCTTGAGTCACATCTTCTTTGTGACTTAGGGAGATGATCCACTGCCCGGGACTCTGTACACGGAATTGAGCCTTGCCTGCTTGGATTTTTGAAAACAGTGCAAATTTATCAGCCTGACCGAAGATGGTAGAAGCAGCGGTGAGATATTCCTTACGTTTAGCTGACGAGCTTAATGGTTTGCCGTTAACCAACACATCGACCACGACCAAATCGCCTACATGGAGGTTTGACAAATCGGTGCGGGGAATAATCTCCAGGCTGTGACCAAGTGCTTGAGGTTCCTTCCATACTTTCAGAGTCATAAATGATTTTGAAAACGCTTGGTATTTGACCGATACCAATACCGTCCCGATATCTTCAATCTCATCACACGCCTTCATCTTCAGTCGTTTTCTTCCTTTTTTATCTATGTATTGTGTATAGAAAGCCGGCACCGTTGCCGTACCAAGCTGATAGACACCGGGAGCACTATTTTCCTTTAACGAAATTTTCTGTGTAGCAAGATCGGCAGCAACTATATCAACATTAATAGTTGATTCTAAGGGTTTAGCGACCTCGGAGATCGGCAATCTCAAGGCAGATTTATTCATGGCTGGATCAAAGAGTTCGAAGCGTTCGATCGCGATAGTTTCACGGGCTGAATTCAAAATATCATCCAAAGGCAGCAGATGCCCCCAACCCAGCGACACCATGGCATGACCAGGCTTGTGGACATGGGATTCGAAGCAGTTAATCCAGAGACTATGTGCACTGGCGTTGGAGATCATAAAAATTAAAATTATTACTGAAATTAAACTAAAGCGTTTCATTGTTTTTATTCCTTAAATTGATGGTATATCATGTTGTTGAACTCGCCCGTTTTGGCAATTTTTGTTAATTGAGTATGATCAGAAGCTATAGCGAACCCCGATACCGAAGGTGCGCGGATCGCCGAAGGTCGCATTCGCGCTAAGACTGTTCGTGCTGTAAGAAGTTATATATTCTTCATCGGTCAGATTTTTGCAGTAGGCGTAGATATCATAGCCGTTGAAGCGAAAACCAATCTTGACATCAGCGGTGATGTAGCTTTCCAGTTCACTGAACTTCTCGTTGATACTATCAAAATAGGGTACTTCACCCACACTCGTAACATCCCCACGAGCATAAAACCCGTTCGGGTGGTAGTAAGCGGCACCAATCCTCGCTGTATGCGATGGAGTATTCGAGATCGATTCCCCGTCGTAAACAACAGTGCCGGTATCGTAGTCGTCATATTCCGCGTCGATGATGCCCAACGCTGCTGTCAATTCGATGGAATCGGTCGGGAAATAGGTCAGCTCAAGCTCCGCTCCTATAGAGTGAGCGCCGCCAGCGTTATCGGTCACGTACAAATTACTTCCGCTGTCATATTTGTAGAGATGGATATCTTTGATATCCATGTAGAAGATGGCAGCGGAAAGACGTGCGCGGCTCCAAAGCCCCTTGACGCCGATTTCGTAATTGGTTGACTGCTGCGGATCAAAGGCGTTGTCTTCCGCCGAACCCATATAAGCAGTATAATTAAACCCGCCGGGCATATAGCCTTGCGCGACTGAAACATAAGTGTTCCAGTTGTCATTCAACCGATATGAGAGCGCAACTTTGGGCAAAAAAACATCCCAGGTTTCATCTGTATTGAGGGTGTACATGGGACTGCTGATGCTCCCGGCCAGGTTATAGTACATATTCAAATCCATCTCCTTGTCAATTTGTTGGTAACGCCCACCCAGAGTCAACTCAAAGCTGTCGAGAAAGGGAATCATTATCTGCCCGAATACAGCCATGGTCTCACTTTCAGTTACGGATTCGAAATTCATTTCGTAAACAGATCCGGAGCGGGAAGATTGTAACCCGTGAGGGCTCCTGTCTATATCATCGGTATCGAAATATGCGCCAGCAACCCAACGCACACCTTCCGTGTTATTGCTCAACACCCTCAGTTCTTCGGTCCAGGCTTCATTGACGGTATTACCAAATACAACAAGTCCGTCATTCTCGTTATCCGCCATAAGATCACGATCACCGATAGTTTCATCTTCAACATCTCTATGTGTGGTCGTCGAACTTAGGGTCACAGAATCAAACTCATACTTAAGATGAAGACTTTGCGTCTGACTGTCGTTATCTTGAAATTTTTCTGCATCATAGGAGACATGTTCGGCGTCATCCCGGTTGAACTCGCTGGAATTGGTTCCACTGGGCAAGGCATAACCTCTGCTTCCGTTATTCTTGAGGGAA
The DNA window shown above is from uncultured Desulfobacter sp. and carries:
- a CDS encoding AraC family transcriptional regulator encodes the protein MEIVRSIFSESQDTPNQFVFKLPKKLGSGFILANRFSSGLTLLYMDFSSTSPISLSFETTSWGSGMSFNLTGHSEIRSSEHRTVVSAKPDTNAHYVYPYPQALEENTVPPRKVKVSLTFDKKTLLDFADEDEEPFVPFLKGLQKQIPVSGQEKTTPEIKRALNQLIECPYIGKTRAIFLEGKTMEIFAHKLEELRVKGKGLPRQPRISASDIERIHYAAELLVRDPLNPPDLTELVGQIGMSRSKFYNHFKRVFEHSPMDHLRKHRLQIARQLLQQKKHNITEVAFAVGFNSLSYFTRTFTAEFGLSPRQII
- a CDS encoding WYL domain-containing protein translates to MKTDRLLSITIYLINRKKATARELADYFETTLLPEFFDPSVHPPYKDTFQQDTRSTTLFVLKFAPSARGRITDYYNPLNLHFMPDGFIMGFFSFPEDEWVYGWILSFGPLVEVLEPAHARQRIKSLVNSMGNVYNKGSS
- a CDS encoding TonB-dependent receptor, whose protein sequence is MRIKTTLTCLAAIGTILGASFVQAEDPAGITMETITVTANKVEEDITDVPQSITVIDDEVLKEKGIERIPNVISEIPNMNSSGSTVNFRGLNHSMFTSNNPVVIYIDGVAYSNTYGFDASLNNVKRIEVLRGPQGTLYGKDAIGAVIKVVTKEPENEWHGNVGTEFGSYNDILGSFNVNGALVQDKLYLGLNARYQEDEGWITNDYNGDDEANKSSFYNLGGFLLYTPTDRFTAKVTLSSDSLKNNGSRGYALPSGTNSSEFNRDDAEHVSYDAEKFQDNDSQTQSLHLKYEFDSVTLSSTTTHRDVEDETIGDRDLMADNENDGLVVFGNTVNEAWTEELRVLSNNTEGVRWVAGAYFDTDDIDRSPHGLQSSRSGSVYEMNFESVTESETMAVFGQIMIPFLDSFELTLGGRYQQIDKEMDLNMYYNLAGSISSPMYTLNTDETWDVFLPKVALSYRLNDNWNTYVSVAQGYMPGGFNYTAYMGSAEDNAFDPQQSTNYEIGVKGLWSRARLSAAIFYMDIKDIHLYKYDSGSNLYVTDNAGGAHSIGAELELTYFPTDSIELTAALGIIDAEYDDYDTGTVVYDGESISNTPSHTARIGAAYYHPNGFYARGDVTSVGEVPYFDSINEKFSELESYITADVKIGFRFNGYDIYAYCKNLTDEEYITSYSTNSLSANATFGDPRTFGIGVRYSF
- a CDS encoding zinc ribbon domain-containing protein, giving the protein MNTQHFCQSCGMPVTEDSLKGTLEDGSPSDEFCTYCYQKGAFTQDVTMDEMIEICVPHLVDSGMPETDARKLMANTLPNLSRWK
- a CDS encoding PEP-CTERM sorting domain-containing protein, producing the protein MDDKRFIFQWDLELAANGGSLEILRRYEASPVPVPSTMLLLGTGIIGLVAAAGRKK
- a CDS encoding DUF4198 domain-containing protein; protein product: MKRFSLISVIILIFMISNASAHSLWINCFESHVHKPGHAMVSLGWGHLLPLDDILNSARETIAIERFELFDPAMNKSALRLPISEVAKPLESTINVDIVAADLATQKISLKENSAPGVYQLGTATVPAFYTQYIDKKGRKRLKMKACDEIEDIGTVLVSVKYQAFSKSFMTLKVWKEPQALGHSLEIIPRTDLSNLHVGDLVVVDVLVNGKPLSSSAKRKEYLTAASTIFGQADKFALFSKIQAGKAQFRVQSPGQWIISLSHKEDVTQDGALKDLYGKTNQVYNAASLTFSVK
- a CDS encoding ATP-binding cassette domain-containing protein gives rise to the protein MMVKPAVSFEHVSMAFGRHILFENLNLDIAPGQVVGIQGPSGAGKSSLLKIAAGLIRPANGRVRVHASPLGYVFQEPRLLEWYTARENISLTLEAAGMSGKTAKQTALRYLKDLDLAGFENHYPRELSGGMNQRISIARALSVSPKLLLLDEPFTGLDPVLKDRVKERVWDVVEKTKACVIHVTHSKQELLPGTHTLFTLDRGRLYPDTV